The Acidimicrobiales bacterium genome includes a window with the following:
- a CDS encoding alpha-hydroxy acid oxidase, which translates to MSVLETLRSVISLRPVELDPVKRRLARAAGIADLRRLARRRLPGGVFDYIDGAAEDELSAARNVAAFSDWEFAPRVLRDVGNLEIAGSLFAKPLAFPLVLAPTGFSRIADPAGELAVARAAERAGLPYTLSTMSTRSIEEVAAVSGGRKWFQVYAWRDRGLVKELLARADAAGYEAVMLTVDTPVLGRRERDLRRGFTLPPKIGLDTLLDGALHPAWTLDLLRSEPITFANVRGAAVGDGTSAVHLADYINSQFDPALSWRDVEWLRGEWRGPVMLKGVQGVADAREARAAGVDAIALSNHGGRQLDGSPAILSLVAPVAEALGGELPLLLDGGVRRGSDIVKALCLGASACMAGRAYLYGLGAGGERGVDRALALLREQFTRTLALLGCPSVGELGPEYLRKR; encoded by the coding sequence ATGTCCGTCCTCGAGACCCTGCGCTCGGTGATCTCGCTCCGCCCCGTCGAGCTCGACCCGGTGAAGCGGCGCCTCGCGCGCGCCGCGGGGATCGCCGACCTCCGCCGCCTCGCCCGCCGCAGGCTCCCCGGCGGTGTCTTCGACTACATCGACGGCGCCGCCGAGGACGAGCTGAGCGCGGCCCGCAACGTCGCCGCCTTCTCGGACTGGGAGTTCGCGCCGCGGGTGCTGCGCGACGTCGGCAACCTCGAGATCGCCGGCTCGCTGTTCGCCAAGCCCCTCGCCTTCCCGCTCGTCCTCGCGCCGACCGGCTTCAGCCGCATCGCCGACCCGGCGGGCGAGCTCGCCGTGGCGCGCGCCGCAGAGCGCGCCGGCCTTCCCTACACGCTGTCCACGATGTCGACCCGCTCGATCGAGGAGGTCGCGGCGGTGAGCGGCGGGCGGAAGTGGTTCCAGGTCTACGCCTGGCGGGACCGCGGCCTCGTGAAGGAGCTGCTCGCCCGCGCCGACGCGGCGGGCTACGAGGCGGTGATGCTCACCGTCGACACCCCCGTCCTCGGACGCCGCGAGCGCGACCTTCGCCGCGGCTTCACGCTGCCGCCGAAAATCGGCCTCGACACCCTCCTCGACGGTGCGCTGCACCCCGCGTGGACCCTCGACCTGCTGCGCTCCGAGCCGATCACCTTCGCGAACGTGCGCGGCGCGGCGGTCGGCGACGGCACGAGCGCCGTCCACCTCGCCGACTACATCAACAGCCAGTTCGACCCCGCGCTCTCCTGGCGGGACGTCGAGTGGCTGCGCGGCGAGTGGCGGGGGCCGGTGATGCTGAAGGGCGTCCAGGGCGTCGCCGACGCCCGTGAGGCGCGCGCCGCGGGGGTGGACGCGATCGCCCTGTCGAACCACGGCGGCCGCCAGCTCGACGGCTCGCCGGCGATCCTCTCGCTCGTCGCGCCGGTCGCCGAGGCGCTCGGCGGCGAGCTGCCGCTCCTCCTCGACGGCGGGGTGCGCCGCGGCAGCGACATCGTGAAGGCCCTCTGCCTCGGCGCGAGCGCCTGCATGGCCGGCCGCGCCTACCTCTACGGCCTCGGCGCCGGCGGCGAGCGCGGCGTCGATCGGGCGCTCGCGCTGCTCCGCGAGCAGTTCACCCGCACGCTCGCCCTCCTCGGCTGCCCCTCGGTCGGCGAGCTCGGCCCGGAGTACCTGAGGAAGCGCTGA